A single Staphylococcus muscae DNA region contains:
- the hemL gene encoding glutamate-1-semialdehyde 2,1-aminomutase: protein MRYNKSIKAFEKAEQLMPGGVNSPVRAFKAVDTPAIFMESGKGSRIYDIDGNEYIDYVLSWGPLILGHRNERVISELHSVLERGTSFGASTLEENRLAELVIERVPSIEKVRMVSSGTEATLDTLRLARGYTGKNKIIKFEGNYHGHSDSLLIKAGSGVATLGLPDSPGVPEGIAKNTITVPYNNLEAVKLAFEQFGADIAAIIVEPVSGNMGVVPPINNFLQGLRDITKEYDALLIFDEVMTGFRVGYNCAQGYFDVTPDLTCLGKVIGGGLPVGAFGGRKEIMDRIAPSGDVYQAGTLSGNPLAMTSGYWTLSQLTPESYTYFNELGDMLEVGLKEVFAKHNVPLTVNRAGSMIGFFINEGPVTNFEEANQSDLKLFGEMYRELTEQGVFLPPSQFEGMFLSTSHTKEDIEKTIAAFDVALSKVSPK from the coding sequence TTGCGTTACAACAAATCGATAAAAGCATTTGAAAAAGCAGAACAATTGATGCCAGGTGGTGTGAATAGTCCTGTACGTGCATTTAAAGCTGTTGATACGCCTGCCATTTTTATGGAAAGCGGAAAGGGTAGTCGCATTTATGATATTGATGGCAATGAATATATTGACTATGTATTAAGTTGGGGACCGCTTATTCTTGGGCATCGCAATGAACGTGTCATCAGTGAATTGCATAGCGTATTAGAACGTGGTACAAGCTTTGGTGCTTCAACACTTGAAGAGAATCGATTGGCAGAGCTTGTCATTGAACGTGTCCCTTCTATTGAGAAAGTCAGAATGGTGTCATCAGGTACAGAAGCAACGTTGGATACGCTACGTTTAGCGCGAGGATACACTGGAAAAAATAAAATCATCAAGTTTGAAGGGAACTATCATGGCCATAGTGATTCATTGTTAATCAAAGCCGGTTCAGGTGTGGCAACACTTGGTTTACCAGATTCACCGGGTGTTCCAGAAGGTATTGCTAAAAATACAATTACTGTGCCTTATAATAATTTAGAAGCGGTTAAGTTAGCATTTGAACAATTTGGTGCTGATATTGCTGCAATCATTGTTGAACCCGTTTCAGGAAACATGGGCGTTGTGCCACCAATCAACAATTTCTTACAAGGGCTCAGAGACATTACTAAAGAATATGATGCATTGCTTATTTTCGATGAAGTGATGACAGGTTTCCGTGTCGGATATAACTGTGCACAAGGTTACTTCGACGTAACACCGGACTTAACATGTCTTGGTAAAGTCATCGGTGGTGGTTTACCAGTCGGTGCATTTGGTGGTCGAAAAGAAATCATGGATCGTATTGCACCAAGCGGTGATGTTTATCAAGCGGGAACATTATCTGGAAATCCACTCGCAATGACAAGTGGTTATTGGACATTGAGTCAATTAACACCAGAAAGTTACACGTATTTCAATGAGTTGGGAGATATGTTAGAAGTGGGCCTAAAAGAAGTCTTCGCAAAACATAATGTGCCATTGACAGTGAATCGTGCAGGTTCAATGATTGGTTTCTTTATTAATGAAGGCCCTGTTACGAACTTTGAAGAGGCAAATCAATCTGACTTGAAGTTATTCGGTGAAATGTATCGTGAATTAACAGAACAAGGTGTGTTTTTACCACCATCTCAATTCGAAGGGATGTTCTTGTCAACATCGCATACGAAAGAAGATATCGAGAAAACAATTGCGGCATTTGACGTTGCATTAAGTAAAGTATCCCCAAAATAA
- a CDS encoding AbrB family transcriptional regulator, whose product MQKQYIGNNLLVLAVSVLCGWILWRCHMILPWMFGPIVGSLIVVKGFKREIHWPHWLSELGLIMLGVQIGSSFTRQVIEDIQSHWLLIVIVNVLTLTLAIIVSYGFRKIASVNEETAILSVIPGALSQMLVMAEENKRADILVVSLTQTSRIIFVVILVPLFTLFFNEKQQNKAHLNETPLLTETLGMQHLLILIVAIVFVYVLMKKVNFPTKMLLAPIIVLILWNLTTENIFTLDAPIIATAQVIYMIRVGVQIAGLTDRLKGRIALAIAFQNILLITGTLLMVWGLQYLNDIPLNTLFLGAAPGGMAQIVLVALDTGADVAIVSSFHIFRIFFILMLIAPLIDIYLKYRAKKPS is encoded by the coding sequence ATGCAAAAACAATATATCGGCAATAACTTACTTGTCTTAGCGGTATCTGTTCTATGTGGCTGGATATTATGGCGGTGCCACATGATACTTCCATGGATGTTTGGACCGATAGTCGGCAGTTTAATCGTTGTGAAAGGTTTTAAGCGCGAGATTCACTGGCCACATTGGCTGAGCGAACTAGGTTTAATCATGTTAGGTGTACAAATAGGGAGTAGTTTTACCAGACAAGTGATTGAAGATATTCAAAGTCATTGGCTGTTAATTGTCATTGTCAATGTGCTGACACTCACACTTGCCATCATTGTTTCCTATGGTTTCCGTAAAATTGCGTCAGTAAATGAAGAAACAGCAATACTCAGTGTCATTCCAGGTGCATTAAGTCAAATGCTTGTCATGGCAGAAGAGAATAAGCGAGCAGATATTCTTGTCGTCAGCTTAACACAAACATCTCGTATTATTTTTGTTGTGATTTTAGTGCCTTTATTCACATTGTTTTTTAATGAAAAACAGCAAAATAAGGCGCATCTCAATGAAACGCCTTTATTAACTGAAACACTTGGTATGCAGCATTTGCTTATTTTGATTGTTGCGATTGTATTCGTATATGTCTTAATGAAGAAAGTTAATTTTCCTACCAAGATGTTACTTGCACCTATCATTGTGTTAATCTTATGGAACTTAACGACAGAAAATATATTTACACTTGATGCACCGATTATTGCGACAGCACAAGTGATTTATATGATTAGAGTTGGTGTACAAATTGCTGGTTTAACAGATCGACTCAAAGGACGCATCGCATTGGCAATTGCCTTTCAAAATATCTTATTAATCACAGGGACATTATTGATGGTTTGGGGATTACAATATTTGAATGACATTCCACTGAACACCTTGTTTTTAGGTGCAGCTCCGGGTGGTATGGCACAAATTGTGCTCGTTGCGTTGGATACGGGAGCAGACGTTGCAATCGTCTCTTCATTCCATATATTCCGTATCTTTTTCATATTGATGTTGATTGCACCGCTTATCGATATTTATTTAAAATATCGAGCTAAAAAGCCATCATAA
- a CDS encoding DNA-3-methyladenine glycosylase I: MNPCAFGTTDPLYIQYHNEFWGKPLYDSQQLFELLALESQHAGLSWLIILKKKEAYQNAFHQFNPYKVAEMSDEDIDALMDFPNIVHHRKKLEAIVAQARGYIKIENEHGNFSEFLWSFVDGSPIDFRFESVDERITVNETAKQLSKALKQYGFKFIGPVTTFSFMEAAGMYNSHLVSCPHRHA, encoded by the coding sequence ATGAACCCTTGCGCATTCGGAACAACTGACCCATTATACATTCAATATCACAATGAGTTTTGGGGCAAACCACTTTATGATTCGCAACAATTATTTGAATTACTTGCACTCGAATCTCAACATGCTGGGTTGTCGTGGTTGATAATCTTAAAGAAAAAAGAAGCATATCAAAATGCTTTTCATCAATTTAACCCATACAAAGTTGCCGAAATGTCTGATGAAGATATCGATGCCTTGATGGACTTTCCGAACATTGTTCATCATCGCAAAAAATTAGAAGCAATTGTTGCACAAGCACGTGGTTACATCAAAATAGAAAATGAACACGGAAACTTTTCTGAATTTTTATGGTCATTTGTCGACGGTTCCCCGATTGACTTTCGCTTTGAATCAGTTGATGAACGCATTACAGTAAATGAAACTGCAAAACAATTATCCAAAGCATTAAAACAATATGGATTTAAATTTATTGGTCCTGTAACGACCTTTTCATTTATGGAGGCAGCTGGGATGTACAACTCACATCTTGTAAGCTGTCCCCATCGACATGCATAA
- a CDS encoding valine--tRNA ligase produces MDMQTKYNPQEVEAGRYQEWLDHNRFKPSGDLEKPTYTIVIPPPNVTGKLHLGHAWDTTLQDILTRMKRMQGYDTLYLPGMDHAGIATQAKVEAKMREEGISRHDIGREKFLEKAWEWKEEYASFIRQQWAKLGLGLDYSRERFTLDDGLSEAVRKVFVDMYNKGLIYRGERIINWDPEARTALSDIEVIHEDVNGKFYHFKYPYADGSGFIEIATTRPETMLGDTAIVVNPDDERYQDIIGKEVILPIVGRTLPVLADEYVDKEFGSGAMKVTPAHDPNDFEIGNRHDLERIVVMDESGHMNDKAGKYEGMDRFECRKQLVKDLEAEGLVIKIEDHMHSVGHSERSGAVVEPYLSTQWFVKMAPLAQQALDNQKTDGRIEFVPGRFEKTFNRWMEEIRDWTISRQLWWGHQIPAWYHNETGELYVGMEAPEDSENWTQDEDVLDTWFSSALWPFSTLNWPDEEAADYQRYYPTNVLVTGYDIIFFWVARMIFQGLEFTGQKPFNDVLLHGLVRAEDGRKMSKSLGNGVDPMDVIDQYGADSLRYFLATGSSPGHDLRYSTEKVESVWNFINKIWNAARFSLMNIAEDFKYEDIDLTQNLSVADQWILTRLNETIETVTDLSDKYEFGEVGRALYNFIWDEFCDWYIEMSKIPMNGDDEAQKNVTRSVLSYTLDRIMRLLHPFMPFVTEHIWQNLPHEGESIVTSAWPTVNEDLMFPESKDVMEQLVEIIKSVRQSRLEVNTPLSKEIPIIIQAKNETIQQLLMSNKGYLERFCNPSELTIDTKVSIPEKAMTTVVAAGEVILPLEGLIDMDKEIARLEKDLEKWQKELDRVNKKLANEKFVQKAPEKVIQEERDKQVKYQEKYDGVKARIEQLKA; encoded by the coding sequence ATGGACATGCAAACAAAATATAATCCGCAAGAAGTTGAAGCAGGTCGCTATCAAGAGTGGCTTGATCATAACCGCTTTAAACCAAGTGGTGATTTAGAAAAACCAACATACACAATTGTTATTCCACCACCGAATGTAACAGGTAAGTTGCATTTAGGTCATGCTTGGGATACAACTTTACAAGATATTTTAACGCGTATGAAACGCATGCAAGGATACGATACACTATATTTACCGGGTATGGACCATGCCGGGATTGCGACACAAGCGAAAGTAGAAGCGAAGATGCGAGAAGAAGGTATCTCTCGTCATGATATCGGTCGTGAAAAGTTCCTTGAAAAAGCTTGGGAATGGAAAGAAGAATATGCGTCATTCATTCGCCAACAATGGGCGAAATTAGGACTCGGATTGGACTACTCACGTGAGCGCTTCACCTTAGATGACGGTTTAAGTGAAGCGGTACGTAAAGTATTCGTTGACATGTACAACAAAGGCTTAATTTACCGTGGCGAACGCATTATCAACTGGGATCCAGAAGCACGCACAGCACTTTCAGATATCGAAGTGATTCATGAAGATGTTAATGGTAAATTCTATCATTTCAAATATCCGTATGCAGACGGTAGCGGTTTTATTGAAATTGCAACAACTCGTCCTGAGACTATGTTAGGGGATACTGCGATTGTTGTTAACCCAGATGATGAACGCTATCAAGACATCATCGGTAAAGAAGTCATCTTACCAATTGTAGGTCGCACATTGCCTGTATTAGCAGACGAATACGTTGATAAAGAATTTGGTAGTGGTGCGATGAAAGTAACACCTGCACACGATCCAAATGATTTTGAAATTGGTAATCGTCATGACTTAGAGCGCATCGTTGTTATGGATGAATCAGGCCATATGAATGACAAAGCAGGTAAATATGAAGGTATGGACCGCTTTGAATGCCGTAAACAACTCGTGAAAGACTTAGAAGCAGAAGGTCTTGTGATTAAGATTGAGGACCATATGCACTCAGTTGGACATTCTGAACGTAGTGGTGCAGTTGTTGAGCCATATTTATCAACACAATGGTTTGTTAAAATGGCACCACTTGCCCAACAGGCTTTAGATAACCAAAAAACAGATGGCCGTATTGAATTTGTACCAGGTCGTTTCGAAAAAACATTCAATCGCTGGATGGAAGAGATTCGTGATTGGACAATTTCTCGTCAGCTTTGGTGGGGTCATCAAATTCCAGCATGGTATCACAATGAAACAGGAGAACTCTATGTTGGTATGGAAGCGCCAGAAGATAGTGAAAACTGGACACAAGATGAAGATGTACTTGATACATGGTTTTCAAGTGCATTATGGCCTTTTTCAACATTAAACTGGCCAGATGAAGAAGCGGCAGATTATCAACGTTACTACCCAACAAACGTATTAGTTACAGGATACGACATTATCTTCTTCTGGGTAGCACGTATGATTTTCCAAGGTTTAGAGTTTACTGGTCAAAAACCATTTAATGATGTGTTATTACATGGTCTTGTACGTGCAGAAGATGGACGTAAAATGAGTAAATCATTAGGTAATGGTGTAGACCCAATGGATGTCATCGACCAATATGGTGCAGATAGCTTACGTTATTTCTTAGCAACAGGTTCTTCACCAGGACATGACTTAAGATATTCAACAGAAAAAGTCGAATCTGTATGGAACTTTATCAATAAAATTTGGAATGCGGCACGTTTCAGTTTAATGAATATCGCTGAAGACTTTAAGTATGAAGATATTGATTTGACTCAAAACTTATCTGTTGCAGATCAATGGATATTAACACGTCTCAATGAAACGATTGAAACAGTAACAGATCTAAGTGATAAGTACGAATTTGGTGAAGTAGGTCGTGCTTTGTATAACTTTATTTGGGACGAGTTCTGCGACTGGTACATTGAAATGAGTAAAATTCCAATGAATGGTGATGACGAAGCACAGAAAAATGTCACACGTTCAGTATTAAGCTACACATTAGATCGTATTATGCGCTTATTACATCCATTCATGCCTTTCGTGACTGAGCACATTTGGCAAAACTTACCACATGAAGGTGAGTCAATCGTTACAAGTGCTTGGCCAACAGTGAACGAAGATTTAATGTTCCCAGAAAGTAAAGATGTGATGGAACAGTTAGTAGAAATTATTAAATCAGTTCGTCAATCACGTTTAGAAGTGAACACACCATTATCAAAAGAAATTCCAATTATTATCCAAGCTAAAAATGAAACAATTCAACAGTTATTGATGAGCAATAAAGGATATTTAGAGCGTTTCTGTAATCCGAGCGAACTAACAATTGATACGAAAGTTTCAATTCCAGAAAAAGCGATGACTACGGTTGTCGCAGCTGGGGAAGTAATCTTACCTTTAGAAGGTCTTATCGATATGGATAAAGAAATCGCACGATTAGAAAAAGATCTGGAAAAATGGCAAAAAGAACTGGACCGTGTTAATAAGAAACTCGCAAATGAAAAATTCGTTCAAAAAGCACCTGAAAAAGTCATTCAAGAAGAACGTGACAAACAAGTGAAGTATCAAGAAAAATATGACGGTGTGAAAGCGCGAATTGAACAATTAAAAGCATAG
- a CDS encoding bifunctional folylpolyglutamate synthase/dihydrofolate synthase produces the protein MNYLDSLYWIHERTKFGIKPGVKRMEWMLQRLGNPEQKIQAIHIGGTNGKGSTVAYLRDALLNNDYQVGTFTSPYIESFNERISLNGTPISNEEIVELVRRVKPVSEAMDEETELGVATEFEIITTMMYLYFGEIHPVDFVIVEAGLGVKNDSTNVITPILSVLTSIGLDHTDILGNTYIDIARDKSAIIKEGIPVVYAVKNEEALKLIRDTTENMHAKSLEFDRDILIVSEDDEFTYRYKDYELENIALDMLGEHQKENAALAITALIELNEQGLIEIDFNKMIDGIEQVKWKGRIERVSEKPLIILDGAHNQESVDALIDTIEKYYHLEKVDILFSAIAGKPIHHMLHAFDEISEHIYVTQFNFPKALPIEKLYDEVDSEQKSMVEDYVTFIQNYDGDALLITGSLYFISEVKTKLGYH, from the coding sequence ATGAATTATCTTGATAGCTTATATTGGATCCATGAGCGTACGAAGTTTGGCATTAAGCCAGGTGTTAAACGTATGGAATGGATGTTACAGCGACTCGGTAATCCTGAACAAAAGATTCAAGCGATTCACATAGGTGGTACGAACGGAAAAGGTTCGACAGTTGCATACTTGCGAGATGCTTTGTTGAATAACGACTATCAAGTAGGGACATTTACATCGCCTTATATTGAATCTTTCAATGAACGTATTAGTTTAAATGGTACACCCATTTCGAATGAGGAGATTGTTGAACTGGTTCGTCGTGTGAAGCCAGTGAGTGAAGCAATGGATGAAGAGACGGAACTCGGTGTTGCGACAGAGTTTGAAATTATTACAACGATGATGTATCTCTATTTTGGTGAGATACATCCTGTTGACTTTGTCATCGTAGAAGCAGGACTCGGCGTAAAAAATGATTCAACAAATGTAATCACACCGATATTGAGTGTTTTGACGAGTATCGGTTTAGACCATACAGATATTTTAGGGAACACTTATATAGATATTGCACGTGATAAAAGTGCAATTATTAAAGAAGGCATTCCTGTTGTCTATGCAGTTAAAAATGAAGAGGCGCTGAAACTCATACGTGATACCACTGAAAATATGCATGCCAAGTCTTTAGAATTTGATCGTGATATTCTTATCGTGTCAGAAGATGATGAATTTACTTATCGATATAAAGATTATGAACTTGAAAATATTGCATTAGATATGTTGGGTGAACATCAGAAGGAAAATGCGGCGTTGGCGATAACAGCGCTCATTGAATTGAATGAGCAAGGTCTTATCGAGATTGATTTCAATAAAATGATTGATGGCATTGAACAAGTGAAGTGGAAAGGACGCATTGAGCGTGTATCAGAAAAACCACTAATTATATTGGATGGTGCCCACAATCAAGAAAGTGTCGATGCTTTAATTGATACAATCGAAAAGTATTACCATTTAGAAAAAGTTGATATTTTATTTTCAGCAATAGCCGGCAAACCGATTCATCATATGTTGCATGCATTTGATGAAATCTCAGAACATATTTATGTCACACAGTTTAACTTCCCTAAAGCGCTTCCTATCGAAAAGTTATATGATGAAGTAGATAGTGAACAAAAATCAATGGTTGAGGACTATGTGACTTTTATCCAAAATTATGATGGGGACGCACTGTTGATAACAGGAAGCTTATACTTTATTAGTGAAGTTAAAACAAAGCTTGGGTACCATTAA
- a CDS encoding prepilin peptidase, translating into MMSFLMQLADIRHLSIQQLFSRSCCRACEQQLALYDTIPLLSFIVLKGYCRHCHSPIPKDLFIAEIIGGCIVILPIYATLFLNTTLFYTISFLLLVMMFQDIRCLIVPHRFLFLLFTCSLFLTGLSSFTLKQFVLMAVLLVCSLCLHRYIGMGDFKLLMTLSILLPPSFLLFIIWLTFPIGLLLFPLFYYCRFFSPPHYPLVPAIYLSFNVVAFFYPTLLALLGGII; encoded by the coding sequence ATGATGAGTTTTCTAATGCAATTGGCAGATATACGACATCTCTCCATACAACAGTTATTTTCACGTTCGTGTTGCAGGGCATGCGAGCAGCAGCTTGCTTTGTATGATACGATACCACTCCTTAGTTTTATTGTGTTAAAAGGGTATTGTCGACATTGCCATTCACCTATACCGAAAGACTTATTTATAGCGGAAATAATAGGTGGATGTATTGTTATTTTACCTATTTACGCTACACTCTTTTTGAATACGACACTCTTTTATACGATAAGTTTCTTGTTACTTGTAATGATGTTTCAAGATATCAGATGTCTTATCGTTCCACATCGCTTTCTCTTTTTATTATTTACATGTTCTCTTTTTTTGACGGGATTATCGTCATTTACCTTAAAGCAATTTGTTTTAATGGCTGTTTTACTTGTATGTAGTCTTTGCTTACATCGTTATATTGGTATGGGCGACTTTAAATTATTAATGACACTTTCAATTTTGTTACCACCTTCATTTCTCCTTTTTATCATTTGGTTAACTTTCCCTATCGGTCTATTGCTATTTCCTTTGTTTTATTATTGCCGATTTTTTAGTCCACCTCATTATCCACTCGTTCCAGCAATATATCTCAGTTTTAATGTCGTTGCTTTCTTTTACCCCACGTTATTAGCTTTGTTAGGAGGTATTATATGA
- the radC gene encoding RadC family protein: MSQMYELCVQEKPKERLMSYGASALSNTELIAILLNTGHLGCSSLQLASQLLSTYQTLERLKALTIVELTSMKGIGINKAITLMAAFELGGRAQQERFLNHSEPIEEPKQIAEKMYHLMSGYTQEHFVVLLLNTKLQIIHQKTIFIGTLNSAIIHPREIFKEAVKWSAHAMIVVHNHPSGDPTPSQADIKTTERLVACGEAMGIDVLDHIIIGDHQFVSIMSDFETDN; encoded by the coding sequence ATGAGTCAAATGTATGAATTATGTGTACAAGAAAAACCAAAAGAGCGGTTAATGTCATATGGTGCGTCAGCACTGTCAAATACAGAATTAATAGCAATTTTGTTAAATACGGGACATTTAGGTTGTTCTAGTTTGCAATTGGCATCACAATTGTTAAGTACATATCAAACATTGGAGCGATTAAAAGCATTAACTATCGTAGAACTCACATCGATGAAAGGGATTGGTATAAATAAGGCGATTACATTGATGGCAGCATTTGAATTAGGGGGACGTGCACAACAAGAAAGATTTCTTAATCATTCTGAACCAATAGAAGAACCGAAACAAATTGCAGAAAAAATGTATCACTTAATGAGTGGATATACACAAGAGCACTTTGTAGTTTTGTTGCTTAATACCAAGCTGCAAATCATACACCAAAAAACGATATTCATAGGTACATTGAACAGTGCGATTATTCATCCGAGAGAAATCTTTAAAGAAGCGGTGAAATGGTCTGCCCATGCAATGATTGTCGTTCATAATCATCCTTCAGGAGACCCCACACCATCACAAGCAGATATTAAAACGACTGAACGTCTAGTAGCTTGTGGAGAAGCTATGGGAATTGATGTGCTAGATCATATCATTATTGGAGATCATCAATTTGTGTCGATTATGAGTGATTTTGAGACGGATAATTAA
- a CDS encoding DUF4930 family protein translates to MTKVIKGFVLLLLIIALIVTSLKFLPSVKNQAWNPFSHTETTQAIDESGYAVPALGETYVVEDNDLFRNVPKSQSRQIFDWIDKYEFMQVNELQKMGYDDAYLIAEQNSHFVLYRFGDDKMRVYTTELDMQYDLYQLGHQLELQPIESFQSNDDRTK, encoded by the coding sequence ATGACAAAGGTCATAAAAGGTTTTGTGTTACTATTGCTAATCATTGCACTTATTGTCACATCACTGAAATTTCTACCAAGTGTTAAGAATCAAGCATGGAATCCTTTCAGTCACACTGAGACAACACAAGCAATTGATGAATCCGGTTATGCTGTTCCTGCACTAGGGGAAACATATGTTGTAGAAGACAATGATTTGTTTCGAAATGTACCTAAAAGTCAGAGTCGCCAAATTTTTGACTGGATTGATAAATATGAATTTATGCAAGTGAATGAATTACAAAAAATGGGGTATGATGATGCGTATTTAATCGCTGAACAAAATTCACATTTTGTTTTATATCGCTTTGGAGACGACAAGATGCGTGTATATACAACAGAACTCGATATGCAATATGATTTATATCAACTCGGTCATCAACTTGAATTACAACCAATCGAGTCTTTTCAATCAAATGATGATCGAACGAAATAA
- the mreC gene encoding rod shape-determining protein MreC has protein sequence MSNFFRNNKLVVLFCALILFIGLIGLSIRSNVQSVPEQYVSDTTSFGQRVFSYPVHFVTGSITNLLSDRQPTTNQTKQLEADNQRLQAENKKLKKELDIKDISEYEPVSAAVIARQPDQWMNSLVLDKGAKDGIKPDMAVMTTDGLVGQVTKVNQFSSQVNLVSTKGRLNRLSVNVMHGENEVFGLIDHYDEKNNRLVISDIDNKEKVEKGDKVVTSGLGDQLPKGLYVGEVEKVHNDQYGLSKQVSIKTGANLNQMLHVYVAKRDPKTFADDGGVEK, from the coding sequence TTGTCCAATTTTTTTAGAAACAACAAACTTGTAGTGTTGTTTTGTGCACTAATTTTATTTATCGGTTTAATTGGTTTGTCTATTAGATCCAATGTACAATCAGTCCCTGAACAATACGTGAGTGATACGACTTCGTTCGGACAGCGTGTGTTCTCTTACCCAGTGCATTTTGTCACTGGCTCAATCACAAATTTGCTTAGCGACAGACAACCTACGACGAATCAAACAAAGCAACTAGAAGCTGATAATCAGCGATTGCAAGCAGAAAATAAGAAGTTAAAGAAAGAACTTGATATCAAGGACATATCTGAGTATGAACCTGTTTCGGCTGCGGTCATCGCACGTCAACCTGATCAATGGATGAACTCTCTCGTCTTAGATAAAGGTGCCAAAGATGGCATTAAGCCGGATATGGCTGTTATGACGACAGATGGCTTAGTCGGTCAAGTCACAAAAGTGAATCAATTTTCTTCACAAGTGAACCTTGTATCAACAAAAGGACGATTAAATCGTCTTTCTGTTAATGTGATGCATGGAGAAAATGAAGTGTTCGGTCTTATCGATCATTATGATGAAAAGAATAATCGACTCGTTATTAGTGATATTGACAATAAAGAAAAAGTTGAAAAAGGTGACAAAGTTGTAACGAGTGGACTGGGAGACCAATTACCTAAAGGGCTCTATGTAGGAGAAGTTGAGAAGGTACATAATGATCAGTATGGGCTGTCAAAACAAGTCTCAATTAAGACAGGTGCGAATTTGAATCAAATGCTTCATGTCTATGTGGCAAAAAGAGATCCTAAAACTTTTGCAGATGATGGGGGCGTAGAAAAGTGA